One window of the Peromyscus leucopus breed LL Stock chromosome 17, UCI_PerLeu_2.1, whole genome shotgun sequence genome contains the following:
- the LOC114701213 gene encoding nucleophosmin-like: MEDSMDMDMSPLGPQNYLFGCELKADKDYHFKVDNDENEHQLSLRTVSLGAGPKDELHIVEAEAMNYEGSPIKVTLATLKMSVQPTVSLGGFEITPPVVLRLKCGSGPVHISGQHLVAVEEDAESEDEDEEDVKLLSVSGKRSAPGGGNKVPQKKVKLDEDDEDDDEDDEDDEDDDFDEEEAEEKVPVKKSVRDTPAKNAQKSNQNGKDLKPSTPRSKGQESFKKQEKTPKTPKGPSSVEDIKAKMQASIEKGGSLPKVEATFINYVKNCFRMTDQEAIQDLWQWRKSL; encoded by the coding sequence ATGGAAGACTCGATGGACATGGACATGAGCCCTCTCGGGCCTCAGAACTACCTTTTCGGCTGTGAACTAAAAGCTGACAAGGATTATCACTTTAAGGTGGATAATGATGAGAATGAGCACCAGTTATCACTAAGAACGGTTAGTTTAGGGGCAGGGCCAAAAGACGAATTGCACATCGTAGAGGCAGAAGCAATGAACTATGAAGGCAGTCCAATTAAAGTAACACTGGCAACTTTGAAAATGTCTGTACAACCAACAGTTTCTCTTGGGGGCTTTGAAATTACACCACCTGTGGTCTTAAGGTTGAAGTGTGGGTCAGGGCCTGTGCACATCAGTGGACAGCACCTGGTAGCTGTAGAGGAAGATGCAGAgtcagaagatgaagatgaggaggatgTAAAACTTTTAAGTGTGTCTGGAAAACGATCTGCTCCTGGAGGTGGTAACAAGGTTccacagaaaaaagtaaaacttgacgaggatgatgaggatgacgacgaagatgatgaggatgatgaagatgatgatttTGATGAGgaggaagctgaagaaaaagtTCCAGTGAAGAAATCTGTACGAGATACCCCAGCcaaaaatgcacaaaaatcaaaccaaaatggaaaagacTTAAAACCATCAACACCAAGATCAAAGGGTCAAGAgtcttttaaaaaacaggaaaagactcCTAAAACACCAAAAGGACCTAGTTCTGTAGAAGACATTAAGGCAAAAATGCAAGCAAGTATAGAAAAAGGTGGTTCTCTTCCCAAAGTGGAAGCCACGTTCATTAATTATGTGAAGAATTGCTTCCGGATGACTGACCAGGAGGCTATTCAAGATCTCTGGCAGTGGAGGAAGTCTCTTTAA